The genomic stretch TATAGGCGCACCGCAGACCGAGCAGTATCACTGGCAGATGTTCGCTCCAGTGATCGGGATCGTGACAAAGGATTGCAGATTTTAAAGTCCTGTGCCACCGTTCGATGATGCCATTTGATTGTGGGTGGTATGCTGTCGTGCGTAGGTGGGTTGTTCCAAGCAAGCGGTTTAGCTCGGAGAACAAATTTGACTCGAACTGTCGTCCCTGGTCGGTCGTGACGTAGTTTGGGGTGCCAAACCGTGCAATCCACCCGGTAAATAAAGCCTCAGCTATAGTTGGAGCAGTCATGTCCGGAATTGGGAACGCCTCCGGCCAGCGAGTGAACCTGTCGATGGCTGTGAGGCAGTAGCGGTTGCCCTTACTTGGAGGGAAAGGTCCAACAATGTCGATATTGATGTGTGAAAATCGACTGTCGGGCGCTGAGTACCGATTCCCAGGTGATTGTATGTGGCGAGTCACCTTCGAGCGTTGACACTGCAAACAACTCCTGGCGAAAGAAATGCTGTCTTTCCGTATGCTCGGCCAAACGAATCGCTCTGTCATCAGTTTAGTCGTTGCACGCGTGCCAGGGTGAGAGAGGTTGTGCGTTGCTTTTAGTGCGGTATTACGAAAGCGTTTCGTAACGTATGGGCGAATACGATCGTCTAAGCAATCACAAAACAGTTGTTTTGCACTGCCTGGAACGGTAAAAGCTTTTAGCTTTAAGGAAGATTTAGAATTACctttcaaaatgttttgaagTTCATCGTCGGTCCTCTGGTCATCGGCTAGGGCGCTGAAGTCGAGCGAAGGCAAGGCCTTGATGGCTCCGATGCGGGACAGCAAATCGGCGACGATATTCTCCCTGCCGACAATGTGCCGGATATCCGTCGTTATTTGTCCGATAAAGTCCAACTGGCGAGCTTGGCGGTCGGAAGCCTTGTCGGACTTTTGGTGAAAAGCAAAGATGATCGGCTTATGGTCGGTGTAGATGTGGCAGTTTCGTCCTTCTAACATGAACTTAAAGTGCCGCACTGCTAGGTAGATCGCAGTCAGCTCGCGATCGTATGTACTGTAGCGAAGCTGAGTTTTATCGAACTTTTTGCTGAAAAATCCCAGCGGCTGAACTTCACCATCGACGATTTGGTGTAGCACTGCTCCTGCTGCAATGTCGGAGGCATCGACCCATAGGGACAATTCAGCGGATTTGGAAGGGTGCGCTAATAGAGTTGCCTGAGCGAGTTGTTGTTTGCATCGCTCGAAGGCTGCGATATTTTCCTCTGTCCAAACTAGCGACGaacgatcgttgcgtttgttgCCCGGGGTCATTTTCAGCAACGGGATTTGGGCTTCGATGGCGTTGGGAACAAATCGTCGATAGAAGTTTATCATGGCCAAAAAACTCTTTAATTCCTTCACTGTAGCTGGTAACTTGATGTTCTGAACAGCTTCTACACGTCCCGGCAAGGGTCGGATACCTGCGACGGAAACGAAATGTCCCAGAAACTCCAGAGAGTCCCGTCCGAATTCGCACTTGGCGACGTTTATCGCAAGATTGTACTGTTTGAGCCTTTCAAACAGTTGGCACAGATGTTCTCGGTGCTCATCGGAAGATGACGAGGCGATGAACAAGTCGTCGATGTAGGGAAACACGAAATCCAGCCCTCGGACAACCTCGTGGATTAGCCGTTGGAAGGTTTGCGCTGCATTCCGTAAACCAAAGGTCATGAAGGAAAACTCGAACAGACCGAACGGCGTCGTTATGGCTGTTTTAGGGACGTCGTCGGGGTGAATCGGTACCTGGTGGTAGGCCTTCTGCAAGTCAACTTTTGAGAATATTGTTTTCCCTTGCAAAATGGTGGTGAAGTCCTGCAGGTACGGTAGCGGATAGCGATCCGGTACGGTTTGGGCGTTCAGGGCACGATAGTCTCCACATGGGCGCCAGGAGCCATCCGCCTTCTTCACCATATGGAGTGGGCTGGCCCAGTTGCTGCTGGACGGGCGACAGATTCCCAGCTTCATTAAATGCTCGAATTCGGTACGAGCGGCGTCCAGTTTGTCCGGCGCGAGACGTCGGGGCCTGGCATAAACTGGTTGACCGGCCGTTACAATCCGGTGCACGATCGAAGATTGGCTAACTGTTCCCGGAGGTGCTAACCGGGTGATACTAGGGAATTCTGCCAGTATGCTGGCATATGGTGACACGGCACTAAAAGTCTTTATTGAATAGTCGCTAGTGAGAGTGAGGGAACCGACCGACTCGAGGCGAGTAGTATTGTCTATAAGGCGGTTTCGTTTCAAATCGATCAACAGATCAAAGTTGCATATAAAATCTGCTCCGATTATGCCCGACGCGACATCGGCGATAATAAAAGTCCACAAAAACTCGCGGCGGAGACCGAGATTAACTTTAATCAACACCTCACCGTACACTTCAATAGCAGTCCCATTTGCGGCGTACAATTTAACTGCTGATGGTTTCACTTTGTCTGATTTCATATTTATCGGCACCACAGACACGTCAGCGCCGGTATCGATGAGAAATTGCATAGATGTAGAAGAGTCTGAAATTTTTAGGCGATAGATTGCGGCTGTGTTGGAAACTTCACTAATTTCCCCCACAGGACCAGTAATATGGCGTCATTGCTGGTTGGACGAGGACTGCCGGCCGTTGGAGCAGGGTTTGCGACACCGGCGGGCATCGTTTCCGAACGTTCGATGGTACCAACACAATCCTACTGATGGTTCTCTCTCGCGACAAGAATTCCGCTGCTCAGCTACACGAGAATGTGAACGAGACCGACCGCGAGCATTCCTCTGACCGGGCAGCACTTTTTCGAGTCGTTTGGTGAGCTCAGCGATCTCACGTTTCAACTCTTGGATCGGATCGATGGCTGCAGTTTCCATAACGCTGGAGGACGCCATCGCTGAATTTTGTCCATTGTATTCGACGACGTTAATTTTTCGTAGGCCCATTGAATCCACAATGGCGTCGGCGATGGTGGTTTTGTCTGCCGCGTTTCCCTTTGAAGCGACTACCGCAGCTTGTGCATGTGGCGGCAGTCTGGGCGCCCACAGGTCTAGCAACACCTTGTCCCCGAGGGAATCGCCAGCCACCCGTTTCATTTCATTGTAGAGTTGACTGGGTTTTAGATCCCCCAGAGGCATGTCGGACAGAACACGTTGCAGACGGCGTTGCTGACTATCGGCAAAGTACTCGATCAGCTTCGCTTTGATGTAAGTGTACTTCTCGGCAGCAGGAGTGGCCTCGATAATCGACCGGAGCTCGGACAATTTGTTTGGTGGCACTTGTGCCATCACGATATTATACTTGCGGGAATCCTGCTGAGGATGGGAACCGATTCCCGATGCAGCGAACCAGAATTCGAGCGACATGAAATATGTCTCGATGCTCGTGTCGGCCATGCTGGGCGGATTGAGCCGCGGCGCGTGTATCGACTCAACGATGGTTTTATTGTCCTCCGTCGTCATTTTGCGTTTGCACTAACCGACCGTAAAACTACTTCGAACTGGCGATTCGCGGTACCCGTAGTCAAAAAGAAAGATCAGCGATTTTCGGCCCGATCACGTCGGGGTCACCACTTTAGCGTGCTATCAGATTGATTGGGCAGTTTCTCATAAAAAGATGTGCTCCGTTTGAGTAGCAGGCTAAGACTAATTGGTTtggatttattaaaattatatgAGTGTACAATAGATCGGTTTTGTGTGTGGATTGGTAGAAAGAATATCGAATGATATAACAAACAATAGTGTGTCCTATATAAAATGAATGTAGCACGTTCGTCGTAGTGCTCTGAGTGTCACACCAACCATCGACGCGACGAATgtagtgatgatgatgatgatgttgatggTGACGCTACATATGGATGAATTTCTTTGCGAGACGATTACCTAAAAGTCAACTATGCCTACAAACGGATGAGTCGAGAGTGTCATGCTAACCATTTACGCAGTGTACAAAACAAACTGAAGTCGGATCCTAAGGGGTTTTGGAAGTACGATAATGAGCAGAGGAAGGAGCGGGGACTTCCTTCAACAATGATCTACGGCGAGCGAAAAGAATCAAACTTACACAGCATTTGGGACCTCTTtgctcaaaagttttccagcgTTTTCTGCAACGAGTCACTGTCACAGGATGAAATATCGTTAGCCGCAAGCAACGTATCGCTGTATGGACAGTCTTTTACTGACATCAATATCTACGTCTTGACGATCCAGTCGGCGCTTTCGAAACTTAAGCCTTCCTTCTCGACCGGCCCTGACGGTATACCGGCTATTCTACTGAAGCGATGCGCTACCGGCTTAGTTACTCCGCTTTGTCATCTTTTCCGCCTTTCACTCTCTACAGGCAACTTTCCATCTGCATGGAAGTTCGCGTATATGTTTCCGGTTTACAATAAAGGTGACAAGAGAAACGTCGATTATTACCGCGGTATCTCCGCCTTAAATGCAGTGTTCGAGTTGGTCGTGATGGAACCGATTTTTTACCATTGTAAGCCTCTTATCTCCGATACGCAGCATGGATGCATGCCAAAGCGTTCAACAACGACGAACCTTCTAACGTTCACCTCATTTGCAATGGATATTATGTCTGAGGGGCACCAAACCGACGCTATATACACTGATTTGTCAGCAGCCTTCGATAAAAACAACCACAACATTGCCATTGAAAAACTCGACCGAATGGGATTTGGCGGAAACATTTTACGCTGGCTTAAATCGTATCTTGCGAATTGCCACATCATGGTAAAAATTGGAGACAACAGATCGCGAAAATTTCATGCTTCTTTCGGAATCCCACAAGGTAGTCACCTCGGGCCTTTAATCTTTATCCTCTACTTCAACAATGTGAACTGCATTCTCAGTCGCCCCAGAATATCttttgccgacgacatgaaaatTTACGCCAAAGTGAGGTGCTCAGAGGATGCTCTCTATCTACAACATCAGTTGGAAAATTTTGCTAAATGGTGTGACATCAAAAAGATGACTCCAAATCCGGAAAAATGTTCTGTGATTTCGCTGACCAGGAAAAAACGACCTGTTATGTTCGACTACCACCTCGGGGCAGTGCCGATTAAGCGTGAAGTAATTGTAAATGATTTAGGAGTGCTGATAGATAGTCAACTCACTTTTAAGGAGCATATCTGCTATATCGTTGCCAAAGCCTCGCGAAATTTGGGAGTGATAATGAGAATGGCCAAGAATTTCAGGTACTGCTTAAAAAGTCTATATTGCTCATAAGTTCGCTCGACGCTAGAATACTGTTCGGCAGTGTGGAACCCTCACAACTTTAATGGTGCCAACAGAATCGAAGCGATTCAGCGGAGATTTGTACGTTTTGCTCTTCGACATCTACCTTGGAACGATCCTCACCAGCTCCCCAGTTACGAAAATCGCGCGCAGCTCATCGGCCTTGACTCTTTGAAAGTAAGACGTGATCTTTCACGAGCTATGTTAATTGCTGATACCCTGATGGCGAGAACCGACTGTGCTGTAATACTAGGCAACATAAATCTAAACGTTAATTCCAGAGTCGTTCGGAATAAccttatatatttttatattttacacTTGAATCGCTAGAATAAGTTTGCACTTCCAGTGAGCATCTGCTCTTTTAAGGAAGTGCGATACGATGTTGTTAACTACAAGTTGAAGCTGGTGATGATACTTGTCTACAATTGTGGGGTGGTGCTGGTGGTTCGCGCGTTGATGGCGCTGCTCTGGTTTCGGCGTACGGCGAAGGCATTGGTGAGTAGTGTTTTGTAGTATTCGGGTGTAATCCAGAATTAGGCTAGATACTGTGGTATTTTCGTTTTGATGATAGCTCGCAAACGACGCTTGAAGATATGTGTTGTGGGGGCATTTTTACATGATGGGGGGAGGTCGTTAAACAGTTTGCTGCCAATGTACGACATTTTTTTACGACCGTATTCCGTGTTGAATCGTGTCAAATATAGGTGACCAGTTTGTCTGCTTGAGCGGTTTTCGTGCATTCTTCTTGTGACAAGGACTGTTGAAGTGATGTTATTTCGCAAGTGGATCAACATTTGATACTCCTGGAGTGCGCGGATTGGTAAAGCTGAGTCCCTGGGATTTTCGTATAGTAGATGAGTGGGATACAGATGAGGTTTCCGGAACACGGCTTTTAAGCTTCTGTTttgtatcacctgtagctctcttAAAGAAGATTTGCAAGCCAGTCCCCACGTTGCAACTAGGTACTGGAGCCGAGAATGGATTAGTGAGaagtatagtgttttcatagtcgccaaaggcaaaaatgatgaaACCTTCCTTAATATACCACATAGTGATGTTAGCTTTCGCTTGAGAGACTCAAGATGGGCCTTCCAGTTCATTCTATTGTCTAGCGTTAGGCCGAGAAATGGGTATTCAAATACTTTTTCGATGACACGATTGGCGATTTTAATTGGCTCGCGAGCCGGGAGTTCTCGGCGGAACGAGTGAATgagcatatacttggttttcgagagattcattgacatcaaattagtttgaAAGTAGTCATGTAGAAGAAGGAGGTCCCGTTCGATTTGAAGCTGGATAGCGGTGCATTCAGTTCCTTGATAAAAGACTGAAGTGTCGTCAGCAAAGAGACGTAATTTTCCATGCAGCTCTAACTTGGCCAGATCATTAATAAACAGCagagtagtttaattggctaaaactccttgccggagacaacggagattgcgggttcgagtcccgtctggacgatggaaaaaaatttctaagcttaaaagtcacaccttctattcccgttcattttcgcatcctcacAAACTGCatacatgggcgtagccagaatttttaataggggggggggcaagttcttcaaaattttagaagtaaaaaaattaatttttttactaacACTAAATTAAACTAAACTGTGGAGATCGAAGTAAAGCACGAACGCGGACGGGCGCAATTTTTCTACTGCGTCACAACTTTCTcgctaaatatttttaatttattgtttttggttGAAACAGTGTTATATAAAGTTAGCTTTCACCGAAAACCGCCAACGTTGCCTTCCGTATTTGAAGAAACAGCCGATATTAGTCAACACGCAGGTCGCAGTATTAGTCAAAGTGCATGAAGATCAAGCGGATTAAAATGCCTCTTAAAACTAAGGGAGTAATCGAAACCGCCATAAGGAGAAGTTTTCGCTACAGGAGCCAACGAATGTCCTATGAATTTTTATCTTCAATTAATCCAAGCTGAGTGATACTCGACAGATGAGTATGATCGATTAAGAACACAAAATATAGATTGACTGAATAGGATCTGGATCGAAttcatcatgtcgctccgcgcatgcacaaaacgagggcacacgaaaaagacgtgctcagcagtttcttccgcatccgcacactcgggacacatgggggaccccgcatgcccgaatctgtgtagatactgcctgaagcaaccatgacctgacagaatctgtgtcaagtggaagttaacttctccatggcgcctcccgacccatccggatacgtccggaataagtcgatgcgtccatctaccctttgcggaattggaccattctgatcatcgagaatgaccttctggtgcctcgtataccccttgtgtcacgttgatcgaagcattctacgtcctccttaatggctatgctgataggcatcatgccggacaggacgcagattgcgtcgtatgacactgtacggtacgcgctcacaaccctcaggcacatgagcctgtaggtactttccagttttcgacgatgactgttggtacctaacgctttggaccacgctggcccaccatacctaagtatggacgaaaccacgctggcaagaagtttacgcttgctgccatataccgctgagctattggacatcattcgagatagtcctgcagcggccgttgaagccctcttacaggcatagtcgacgtgactcttaaatgtgagcttatcgtcaaccataacccccaagagcttcaag from Wyeomyia smithii strain HCP4-BCI-WySm-NY-G18 chromosome 3, ASM2978416v1, whole genome shotgun sequence encodes the following:
- the LOC129728793 gene encoding uncharacterized protein LOC129728793, whose translation is MTTEDNKTIVESIHAPRLNPPSMADTSIETYFMSLEFWFAASGIGSHPQQDSRKYNIVMAQVPPNKLSELRSIIEATPAAEKYTYIKAKLIEYFADSQQRRLQRVLSDMPLGDLKPSQLYNEMKRVAGDSLGDKVLLDLWAPRLPPHAQAAVVASKGNAADKTTIADAIVDSMGLRKINVVEYNGQNSAMASSSVMETAAIDPIQELKREIAELTKRLEKVLPGQRNARGRSRSHSRVAEQRNSCREREPSVGLCWYHRTFGNDARRCRKPCSNGRQSSSNQQ